The Palleronia sp. THAF1 genome window below encodes:
- a CDS encoding DUF1013 domain-containing protein, with amino-acid sequence MSDKPIMAKATAVWLVDNTTLTFKQVADFCGLHELEVQGIADGDVAAGVKGFDPIANNQLTQDEIDAAEKSPTHKLKLKFNKAAVGEEKRRGPRYTPLSKRQDRPASILWLVKFHPELADSQISKLVGTTKPTIQAIRERTHWNINNLEPVDPVALGLCKQSELDLAVQKAAAKKAREGGVMTDDERRKLVSTEQSLAGETDPKMPSAISGLESFTLSDTGEELEEKDDRDVSDADSFFNLPEDDADKDEDDR; translated from the coding sequence ATGAGCGATAAACCGATCATGGCGAAGGCCACGGCCGTCTGGCTGGTGGATAACACGACACTGACCTTCAAACAGGTCGCCGATTTCTGCGGTCTGCACGAGCTTGAAGTGCAGGGCATCGCTGACGGCGACGTGGCTGCCGGTGTGAAGGGGTTTGACCCCATCGCCAACAACCAGCTGACGCAGGACGAGATCGACGCCGCCGAGAAAAGCCCGACGCACAAGTTGAAGCTGAAGTTCAACAAGGCCGCCGTGGGCGAGGAAAAGCGCCGCGGTCCGCGTTATACGCCGCTGTCCAAGCGTCAGGACCGGCCGGCATCGATCCTGTGGCTGGTGAAGTTCCACCCCGAATTGGCAGACTCTCAGATCAGCAAGCTTGTCGGCACCACCAAGCCGACGATCCAGGCGATCCGCGAGCGCACGCATTGGAACATCAACAACCTGGAGCCGGTGGACCCGGTCGCGCTGGGCCTGTGCAAGCAGTCCGAGCTTGACCTTGCGGTTCAGAAAGCCGCCGCCAAGAAGGCGCGCGAAGGTGGCGTGATGACCGATGACGAGCGGCGCAAGCTGGTGTCGACCGAGCAAAGCCTTGCCGGTGAGACCGATCCCAAGATGCCGTCCGCGATCTCTGGGCTGGAAAGCTTCACCCTGTCTGACACCGGCGAGGAGTTGGAAGAGAAAGATGACCGCGACGTCAGCGACGCGGACAGCTTCTTCAACCTGCCGGAAGACGATGCCGACAAGGACGAAGACGATCGCTAA
- a CDS encoding ribonuclease T2 family protein, producing MLKRLALLLSLTLPGTAPADTAGEFDYYVLALSWSPTWCALEGDARDAPQCDRALGWVMHGLWPQYDRGYPEYCTLPVRDPSRRETAAMSDIMGDGGSAWYQWKKHGRCAGLEAQDYFALAREAFESVTRPEVLRKLDAPVKVPAKVIEEAFLAENPYLFPDAITITCKNRRIQEARICLSRDDLGPVRCGADVIHDCTQQDALLDPVD from the coding sequence ATGCTCAAACGCCTTGCCCTGCTGCTATCCCTTACCTTGCCCGGCACGGCCCCTGCCGATACCGCCGGAGAGTTCGATTACTACGTTCTGGCCCTGTCATGGTCGCCGACGTGGTGCGCTTTGGAAGGCGACGCGCGGGACGCACCGCAGTGCGACCGTGCCCTGGGATGGGTGATGCACGGCCTTTGGCCGCAGTATGATCGCGGCTATCCAGAGTATTGCACCCTGCCCGTACGCGATCCGTCCCGCCGCGAAACGGCGGCAATGTCCGACATCATGGGCGATGGCGGATCGGCGTGGTACCAGTGGAAGAAGCACGGTCGCTGTGCCGGACTAGAGGCGCAGGATTACTTTGCGCTGGCCCGTGAAGCGTTCGAGTCCGTCACCCGACCAGAGGTACTGCGAAAGCTGGACGCGCCCGTGAAAGTGCCCGCGAAAGTCATCGAAGAGGCGTTCCTGGCCGAAAACCCATACCTATTCCCCGACGCGATCACGATCACCTGCAAGAACCGCCGCATCCAAGAGGCTCGCATCTGCCTGTCGCGCGATGACCTGGGCCCCGTGCGCTGCGGCGCGGACGTGATCCACGATTGCACGCAACAGGACGCGTTGTTGGACCCGGTAGACTAG
- a CDS encoding serine hydrolase domain-containing protein — MPILTRRFVVASGAAACAAPVFAQTDRWTALADRAAGFDQLHAIAVWRDGEEVLRRRVRGPGLGEIVNVKSVSKTWVAACLGAALDRGEVPSLDATLGDLTPGLIPNDADPVVADITVGHLASMRAGLDRTSGGNYGRWIASGNWVANALGREMVDQPGGRMLYSTGSTHVLGAVLAEVTGQSLLSQMRDRLGAPLGIEIPSWVTDPQGRYLGGNQMGMTIDAMLRFGEMHRTGGTWDGTRVLSGDWIAEATQPRTRSPWSGLGYGYGWFLGEERGADFAVARGYGGQVIAVGPRMVMAITSDPNQPARSQGYFGELMGLVRGGIRLAA, encoded by the coding sequence ATGCCGATTCTGACCCGTCGATTCGTTGTCGCATCCGGTGCCGCAGCCTGCGCTGCGCCGGTGTTCGCGCAAACCGATAGATGGACAGCACTTGCCGATCGCGCGGCGGGCTTCGATCAACTGCATGCCATCGCCGTCTGGCGCGACGGTGAAGAGGTGTTGCGCCGCCGCGTGCGCGGACCGGGTCTGGGAGAAATCGTCAACGTCAAATCCGTGTCGAAGACCTGGGTTGCCGCCTGCCTTGGCGCGGCGCTGGACCGGGGAGAGGTGCCGTCGCTCGATGCGACGCTGGGCGATCTCACGCCCGGCCTGATCCCGAACGATGCCGACCCAGTGGTGGCTGACATCACGGTAGGCCACCTTGCCTCCATGCGGGCGGGCCTCGACCGGACGAGCGGCGGCAACTACGGCCGCTGGATCGCCAGCGGCAACTGGGTTGCGAACGCACTGGGGCGCGAGATGGTGGATCAGCCGGGCGGTCGGATGTTGTATTCCACGGGCTCGACGCACGTTCTTGGCGCTGTGCTGGCAGAGGTGACGGGCCAGTCGCTGCTGTCGCAGATGCGCGACCGGCTGGGTGCGCCGCTGGGGATAGAGATCCCGTCGTGGGTCACCGATCCGCAGGGCCGCTACCTTGGCGGCAACCAGATGGGCATGACGATCGACGCCATGCTGCGCTTTGGAGAGATGCATCGGACGGGCGGCACGTGGGATGGCACGCGGGTACTGTCGGGCGATTGGATCGCAGAAGCCACCCAGCCGCGCACCCGATCCCCTTGGTCGGGCCTTGGCTACGGCTATGGCTGGTTTTTGGGCGAAGAACGCGGCGCGGATTTCGCCGTTGCGCGCGGCTACGGTGGGCAGGTCATCGCGGTCGGGCCGCGCATGGTCATGGCGATCACGTCAGACCCCAATCAGCCCGCCCGCAGCCAAGGCTACTTCGGCGAACTGATGGGGCTGGTGCGGGGCGGGATCCGACTGGCGGCCTAG
- a CDS encoding NAD(P)H-quinone oxidoreductase, translated as MPDTMRAVEITEAGGPEVLRETTRDVPQPGAGEVIIRVAYAGVNRPDALQRAGAYDPPPGASDLPGLECSGEVVAVGQGAGLSVGDRVCALLPGGGYAEYVCTPAAHCLPVPQGLSMKQAAALPETYFTVWTNVFDRGRLQGGETLLVHGGSSGIGTTVIQLAKAFGARVFTTAGTPEKCKACEDLGAERAINYREEDFVAVTKDAGGADVVLDMVGGDYIAKNVKLLKPDGRLVMIAFLGGMKAELNFAQVMVKRLTITGSTLRPQSDNAKAAIADALRENVWPLIVEGRVGPVMDQTFPLHDAAKAHARMESSDHIGKIMLEVAGE; from the coding sequence CTGCCTGACACCATGCGTGCTGTCGAGATCACTGAGGCTGGCGGCCCGGAGGTTCTGCGCGAGACCACCCGCGATGTGCCGCAGCCGGGCGCGGGAGAGGTTATTATCAGAGTGGCCTACGCCGGGGTGAACCGGCCCGATGCGCTGCAGCGCGCGGGGGCCTACGATCCGCCACCGGGCGCGTCTGACCTGCCGGGGTTGGAGTGCTCGGGCGAAGTCGTTGCCGTGGGGCAAGGCGCGGGCCTTTCGGTGGGCGACCGCGTGTGCGCGCTGCTGCCGGGGGGCGGTTATGCTGAATATGTCTGCACCCCCGCCGCGCACTGTTTGCCCGTGCCGCAGGGGCTTTCGATGAAGCAGGCGGCAGCGCTGCCGGAAACCTACTTCACCGTCTGGACCAACGTGTTCGACCGGGGCCGCTTGCAGGGTGGTGAGACATTGCTGGTGCATGGTGGCTCCAGCGGGATTGGCACAACCGTGATCCAACTGGCCAAGGCATTCGGCGCGCGGGTCTTCACGACCGCTGGCACGCCGGAGAAGTGCAAGGCCTGCGAAGACCTCGGGGCCGAACGCGCCATCAACTACCGCGAAGAGGATTTCGTGGCGGTGACGAAAGATGCAGGCGGCGCGGATGTGGTGCTGGATATGGTCGGGGGCGACTACATCGCCAAGAACGTGAAGCTGCTGAAGCCCGACGGACGGCTGGTGATGATCGCCTTCCTTGGCGGCATGAAGGCAGAGCTGAACTTCGCGCAGGTCATGGTGAAACGCCTGACGATCACCGGATCGACCCTGCGCCCGCAGTCCGACAACGCGAAGGCCGCCATCGCGGACGCGCTGCGCGAAAACGTCTGGCCGTTGATCGTTGAGGGACGCGTGGGCCCGGTCATGGATCAGACCTTTCCGCTTCACGATGCCGCGAAGGCCCATGCCCGGATGGAATCCTCGGACCATATCGGAAAGATCATGCTGGAGGTCGCGGGCGAATAG
- a CDS encoding COQ9 family protein: MTDPAARILDAALMHVPFDGWSDETLRRAAEDADVPLVEARSLFPRGAVDLALAFHRQGDARMVERIAEEDMDALRYSEKVARAVWLRLDSVDKEAVRRGTTLFALPMHAADGARALWQTADTIWTALGDSSTDGNWYSKRATLSGVYASVVLYWLGDDSLDHQDTRAFIDRRIDDVMRIEKVKSAINSNPLGRAVMAGPNWLMSKMKPPKDARAGFPGSFGGGR, encoded by the coding sequence ATGACCGATCCCGCCGCCCGTATCCTTGACGCCGCGCTGATGCACGTCCCCTTCGATGGCTGGAGCGATGAGACACTGCGTCGCGCCGCCGAAGACGCAGACGTGCCGCTGGTCGAGGCGCGTTCGCTGTTCCCGCGCGGCGCCGTCGATCTGGCACTGGCTTTCCACCGTCAAGGCGATGCGCGGATGGTCGAGCGGATCGCGGAAGAGGACATGGATGCTCTGCGCTACTCCGAGAAGGTCGCACGGGCTGTCTGGCTGCGCCTTGATTCGGTGGACAAGGAAGCCGTCCGCCGGGGCACCACGCTGTTCGCCCTGCCGATGCACGCCGCGGATGGGGCGCGGGCGTTGTGGCAGACGGCAGATACGATCTGGACGGCGCTGGGCGACAGCTCGACCGACGGCAACTGGTATTCCAAGCGGGCGACCCTGTCGGGCGTTTACGCGTCGGTGGTCTTGTATTGGTTGGGCGACGACAGTCTGGACCATCAAGACACCCGCGCCTTCATCGACCGCCGCATCGACGACGTGATGCGGATCGAAAAGGTGAAGTCGGCGATCAACAGCAACCCGTTGGGGCGCGCGGTAATGGCCGGGCCGAACTGGCTGATGTCGAAGATGAAGCCGCCGAAGGACGCGCGTGCGGGTTTTCCCGGTAGCTTCGGAGGCGGTCGATGA
- the rpsU gene encoding 30S ribosomal protein S21 yields the protein MQVSVRDNNVDQALRALKKKLQREGVFREMKLKQHFEKPSEKKAREKAEAIRRQRKLARKKAQREGMM from the coding sequence ATGCAGGTCAGTGTTCGTGACAACAATGTCGATCAGGCGCTTCGCGCCCTGAAGAAGAAACTGCAGCGTGAAGGCGTCTTTCGCGAGATGAAACTCAAGCAGCATTTCGAAAAGCCCTCTGAGAAGAAGGCACGCGAAAAGGCCGAGGCCATCCGCCGGCAGCGTAAGCTTGCCCGTAAAAAGGCCCAGCGCGAAGGCATGATGTAA
- the lysA gene encoding diaminopimelate decarboxylase — MDHFLYRDGRLMAEDVDLAQIAQEVGTPCYVYSAATLTRHYQVFEDALAGMDHLICFAMKSLSNVAVLKLLGDLGAGMDVVSGGEYARARAAGVPGERIVFSGVGKTAEEMALALDGGVRQFNVESEPELRLLSEVAAGMGATAPITLRVNPDVDAQTHEKIATGRKTDKFGVPIDRARDIYALAASLPGIEVIGIDVHIGSQLTSLEPFEQAYLRVADLTHQLRAEGHTIKRLDLGGGLGIPYARDNNAPPLPADLGALIKRTVGDLGCEIEIEPGRLISGNAGVLLSKVLYLKEESDHRWLILDAAMNDLVRPAMYGAHHDIVPLVEPAAGSEMTPVDVVGPVCESGDTFAKARTLPPLKAGDVVAFRSAGAYAAVMASEYNSRPLVPEVLVSGDHHAVIRARPTIDDMLARDTIPEWL, encoded by the coding sequence ATGGATCATTTTCTCTACCGGGACGGGCGGCTGATGGCCGAGGATGTCGATCTGGCGCAGATCGCGCAGGAGGTCGGCACGCCCTGCTACGTTTATTCCGCCGCAACGCTGACCCGCCACTATCAGGTCTTCGAGGACGCGCTGGCGGGTATGGATCACCTGATCTGCTTTGCGATGAAGTCCCTGTCGAACGTCGCGGTCCTGAAACTGCTGGGTGATCTGGGCGCCGGCATGGACGTGGTGTCTGGCGGCGAATACGCCCGCGCCCGCGCCGCCGGTGTGCCGGGCGAGCGGATCGTGTTTTCCGGCGTTGGCAAGACCGCCGAAGAGATGGCGCTGGCGCTGGACGGCGGCGTTCGCCAGTTCAACGTGGAAAGCGAGCCGGAGCTGCGATTGCTGTCCGAAGTCGCCGCCGGGATGGGGGCCACTGCCCCGATCACCCTGCGCGTGAACCCTGACGTGGACGCACAGACGCATGAGAAGATCGCCACAGGACGCAAGACCGACAAGTTCGGCGTACCGATCGACCGCGCCCGCGACATATACGCGCTGGCGGCGTCCCTACCGGGGATCGAGGTTATCGGGATCGACGTTCACATCGGCTCTCAGCTGACCTCTTTGGAGCCGTTCGAGCAGGCCTATCTGCGGGTGGCCGACCTGACGCACCAATTGCGCGCCGAGGGCCACACCATCAAGCGGCTGGATCTGGGCGGCGGGCTTGGCATCCCCTACGCGCGGGACAACAACGCCCCGCCCCTGCCCGCCGATCTTGGCGCGCTGATCAAGCGGACCGTCGGCGATCTGGGCTGCGAGATCGAAATCGAGCCGGGACGCCTGATTTCCGGCAACGCAGGCGTGCTTTTGTCGAAAGTGCTGTATCTGAAAGAGGAATCGGATCACCGTTGGCTGATCCTTGATGCCGCGATGAACGATCTGGTCCGCCCTGCAATGTATGGCGCGCACCATGATATCGTGCCGCTGGTCGAGCCTGCCGCCGGGTCCGAGATGACGCCCGTCGACGTTGTCGGCCCCGTGTGCGAATCGGGTGACACCTTCGCCAAGGCGCGCACCCTGCCGCCCCTGAAGGCGGGCGATGTGGTCGCATTCCGCTCTGCCGGGGCCTACGCCGCCGTGATGGCCAGCGAATACAACTCGCGCCCGTTGGTGCCGGAGGTTCTGGTCAGCGGCGATCACCATGCCGTCATCCGCGCCCGACCGACGATTGACGATATGCTGGCACGCGATACGATCCCTGAATGGCTCTGA
- a CDS encoding TIGR02302 family protein, whose translation MTPKRPLPDAARKGLIRPLRLTRLGMTSERAVRAFWPVWTILIGVLALLMLGAQDVAPLELVWVAAVLSVLGLLVFTVLGLRRFRPASEAEALARLDATLPGRPIAALTDEQAIGSGDAASRAIWDAHVIRMADRIRAARAVQPDLKVSSQDPFALRYAALLALAVALIFGSTARIGSVTGMAPGAGQALASGPSWEGWIEPPAYTDLPSLYLSDLPDSTIPVPEGARVTIRVYGEVGALTVTESVSNAPDETLVALSTESAFDVVRDGQIRIDGPGGRVWDIALIPDDTPRVRVRDAPERAAGGEFRQTFSANDDYGVVSGQASVTLDMDRIDRRYGLAADPDDRDPLVVDLPLPISGDRSEFEGTLVETFSQHPWANLPVKITYEVTDERGQTGRDLPFETELMGQRFFDPLAQAVIEQRRALLWSRSNARQVAQLLRAVSWQPADVFSSETLYLRLRTTVRRLEAGLDVTPLSIERQDEIAAELWAIAEELEFGDLADARERLQRAQERLAEAMENGADEAEIAELMQELREAMNDYIQQLAREGQQQDGEDQPQGETQQMSGDQLQEMLDEIQRLMEEGRMAEAQRLMEQLQQMLENMRVTQGQQGQGEGQEAMEGLQETLRDQQKLSDDSFGEMQDGQQQGQQGQQGQQPGEGQQPGEGQGQQQGQQQGQGQGQGQGQQQGQGGPQSLADRQQSLRDELGRQRGNLPGAGTEAGDAARDALDDAERAMEGAEDALREGDTPRALDRQADAMEALREGMRNLGEAMAQEQQQGQGQSQAQGDPSGESRDPLGREAGESGQMGSNEQMLGDDDVRRRAEELLGEIRRRSGEQDRPEAERDYLNRLLDRF comes from the coding sequence ATGACCCCGAAACGCCCACTTCCCGACGCCGCCCGCAAGGGCCTTATCCGACCGCTTCGGCTGACGCGGCTGGGCATGACGTCCGAACGCGCGGTGCGGGCGTTCTGGCCCGTGTGGACGATCCTGATCGGCGTGCTGGCCCTGCTGATGCTGGGCGCGCAGGACGTGGCCCCGTTGGAACTGGTCTGGGTCGCCGCGGTCCTGTCGGTTCTTGGCCTTCTGGTCTTCACCGTCCTTGGCCTGCGCCGCTTCCGCCCCGCGTCCGAGGCAGAGGCGCTCGCACGCCTGGATGCCACCCTGCCCGGCCGCCCCATCGCAGCGCTGACGGATGAGCAGGCCATCGGCTCGGGCGATGCCGCCAGCCGCGCGATCTGGGATGCCCACGTCATCCGCATGGCCGACCGCATCCGCGCCGCACGCGCCGTCCAGCCCGATCTGAAGGTTTCATCACAAGACCCCTTCGCCCTGCGCTACGCCGCTCTACTGGCGCTGGCCGTTGCGCTGATCTTCGGCTCGACCGCGCGGATCGGCAGTGTGACCGGCATGGCCCCCGGCGCGGGTCAGGCCCTTGCCAGCGGTCCGTCGTGGGAAGGCTGGATAGAGCCGCCCGCCTACACCGATCTGCCGTCGCTTTACCTGTCGGACCTGCCAGACAGCACAATTCCCGTGCCCGAAGGCGCCCGCGTGACGATTCGCGTCTACGGCGAAGTCGGCGCGCTGACCGTCACCGAAAGCGTGTCGAACGCCCCGGATGAGACGTTGGTCGCGCTAAGCACCGAAAGCGCGTTCGACGTGGTACGCGACGGGCAGATCCGCATTGACGGTCCGGGCGGGCGCGTCTGGGACATCGCGCTGATCCCCGACGACACGCCCCGTGTGCGTGTCCGCGACGCCCCCGAGCGCGCCGCGGGCGGAGAGTTCCGGCAGACCTTCAGCGCCAATGACGACTACGGTGTCGTGTCGGGTCAGGCGAGCGTGACGCTCGATATGGACCGGATCGATCGCCGCTACGGGCTGGCCGCCGACCCCGACGACCGCGATCCGCTTGTCGTCGATCTTCCTTTGCCGATCTCTGGCGATCGCTCAGAGTTCGAGGGCACTCTGGTCGAGACTTTTTCCCAGCACCCGTGGGCCAATCTGCCCGTGAAGATCACCTACGAAGTGACGGATGAGCGCGGCCAGACCGGGCGCGATCTGCCGTTCGAGACTGAATTGATGGGCCAGCGATTCTTCGATCCGCTGGCGCAGGCCGTGATTGAACAGCGCCGCGCGCTTTTGTGGTCGCGCAGCAACGCGCGGCAGGTGGCGCAGCTTCTGCGCGCCGTGTCGTGGCAGCCCGCCGATGTCTTCTCGTCCGAAACGCTGTATCTGCGTTTGCGCACGACTGTACGGCGGCTGGAAGCCGGACTGGACGTGACGCCGCTTAGCATCGAAAGGCAGGACGAGATCGCTGCCGAGCTTTGGGCGATCGCGGAAGAGCTGGAGTTCGGCGATCTGGCCGACGCCCGCGAACGCCTGCAGCGCGCGCAGGAGCGGCTGGCCGAAGCGATGGAGAATGGCGCCGACGAGGCCGAGATCGCCGAGCTGATGCAGGAACTGCGCGAGGCGATGAACGACTACATCCAGCAACTTGCCCGCGAGGGTCAGCAACAGGATGGCGAAGACCAGCCGCAGGGCGAAACCCAGCAGATGTCGGGCGACCAGTTGCAAGAGATGCTCGACGAGATCCAGCGCCTGATGGAAGAAGGCCGCATGGCCGAAGCGCAGCGCCTGATGGAGCAGCTTCAGCAGATGCTGGAGAACATGCGCGTCACCCAAGGACAGCAGGGTCAGGGCGAAGGCCAAGAGGCCATGGAAGGCCTGCAAGAGACATTGCGCGACCAGCAGAAACTGTCCGACGACAGCTTCGGAGAGATGCAGGACGGGCAGCAGCAGGGTCAGCAAGGTCAACAGGGGCAACAGCCCGGTGAAGGCCAGCAACCCGGCGAAGGTCAGGGCCAGCAGCAAGGGCAACAACAGGGGCAAGGTCAAGGACAAGGGCAAGGTCAGCAGCAGGGCCAAGGTGGCCCCCAAAGCCTGGCCGACCGCCAGCAGTCCTTGCGCGACGAATTGGGCCGCCAGCGCGGCAACCTGCCCGGCGCGGGCACCGAAGCCGGTGACGCGGCCCGCGACGCTCTGGACGACGCCGAACGCGCCATGGAAGGCGCGGAGGACGCACTGCGCGAGGGCGACACACCCCGCGCACTCGACCGGCAGGCCGACGCCATGGAAGCCTTGCGCGAAGGCATGCGCAATCTGGGCGAGGCCATGGCGCAGGAACAGCAGCAGGGTCAGGGCCAATCGCAGGCGCAAGGCGATCCAAGCGGCGAATCGCGCGATCCGCTGGGTCGTGAAGCCGGTGAAAGCGGTCAGATGGGCAGCAACGAGCAGATGCTGGGCGATGACGACGTGCGCCGTCGGGCCGAGGAACTACTGGGCGAAATCCGCCGCCGCTCTGGTGAGCAAGACCGTCCAGAAGCGGAACGCGACTACCTGAACAGATTGCTCGATCGGTTCTAG